A genomic window from Aethina tumida isolate Nest 87 chromosome 4, icAetTumi1.1, whole genome shotgun sequence includes:
- the LOC109602332 gene encoding protein AF-10-like isoform X1, giving the protein MREMVGGCCVCSDDRGWSENPLVYCDGQSCNVAVHQACYGIVTVPTGPWYCRKCESQERSVKVKCELCPSKYGALKRTDNSGWAHVVCALYIPEVRFGNVTTMEPIQLQLIPQERFNKSCYICEEKGKPSNAAVGACMQCNKAGCKQQFHVTCAQGLGLLCEEAGNYLDNVKYCGYCQHHYSKLKKGGNVKTIPPYKPVSAENHNSDSNSEKETDSTQQPQQQPSKSSSTSSTTNASPPVSKRSKSTSGKSSSSNKSTSSSTKPTSSSSSSSSSSQQKTVHNSGKSSSDKSNKISSSPRGAKSEEGDTVEKQRSEDGERESSGKYSKKRKTNSRTPTPVSVSPSVATESVTTSSSPVTSGDKRSTPPVVEGDKAKKLKIDTTQSIIISQPVVALTSISTLKPPASLAGGVSTTQPSSAAAIAPASESMISALPTQQPSVVVQQSAATTTTTAQAATPTSQPPQPSAPSVPPPVVNSLVVSVPLASTSLSPHHPLISNQTSVLTAVQTVQQQQLQQQLQLHERKSSPSTGSSMTGGNSNPPTANMLATAEMTNTGNIKITFEKQPQQQQQDVVNNTEVDMELEVPPTPPEEPTKRGRHAIHRTQSSEKGERGRGGKKRNGSNNGSTNGPSQHGLAPAPGTSKRSSRGQHPSPTPQPTSFAGALSGQPPMAIKDSPPSSPESTTDASSGSRGRPKGRKSAPAAVNMAKDTKDIKFFQNGVTAPHMLGNQLNPNSNMAQKMSDHLNSELEAHSIFNPNDNASNLIGPQLHHRVTQSTRASSTGGSSTASGGSGLSSMLGGGGGNIPQTLDQLLERQWEQGSQFLMEQAQHFDIASLLSCLHQLRAENLRLEEHVSSLLQRRDHLLAVNARLAIPLTGQPNQQPPPHPHTVNNIHPDVHRSGRHGAPYGHQQGAGAGGGGGGGGQQPVENGLPADQYGHPHRSPASNRQSPTVRHSGGGPGYPSSGMSGRQSAETGGRSAPRPSHQQPPPQHLAQQPPPQTQQPSAFGLYQQAAPQQQMVIRREEMHHQSSKPS; this is encoded by the exons ATGAGGGAAATGGTAGGAGGTTGTTGTGTTTGTTCTGACGATAGAGGATGGTCTGAAAACCCACTTGTTTATTGCGATGGACAGTCTTGTAATGTAGCAGTGCATCAAG CTTGTTATGGAATTGTGACTGTTCCCACTGGACCTTGGTACTGCCGCAAGTGCGAGAGTCAAGAGCGATCGGTGAAAGTG AAGTGCGAATTGTGTCCGAGTAAATATGGAGCGCTCAAACGGACGGATAACTCGGGATGGGCCCACGTGGTTTGCGCACTCTACATACCAGAGGTACGATTCGGGAATGTTACCACGATGGAACCGATCCAGTTGCAACTGATCCCTCAGGAGAGGTTTAATAAA AGTTGTTACATTTGTGAGGAGAAAGGGAAGCCGTCGAACGCCGCCGTTGGGGCGTGTATGCAATGCAACAAGGCCGGTTGTAAGCAACAGTTTCACGTCACCTGTGCCCAGGGTTTGGGCCTGCTTTGCGAGGAGGCCGGCAATTATTTGGACAACGTCAAGTACTGCGGCTATTGCCAGCACCACTACAGCAAGCTG AAAAAAGGAGGCAACGTGAAGACGATACCGCCTTACAAGCCGGTGTCGGCCGAGAACCACAACTCGGACTCTAACTCGGAGAAAGAGACCGATTCGACGCAGCAGCCGCAACAGCAACCGTCTAAGTCGTCGTCGACTTCGTCGACTACGAACGCCTCGCCACCCGTGAGCAAGCGCAGCAAGAGCACGAGTGGCAAAAGTTCCTCCAGCAATAAGTCGACGAGTTCAAGCACGAAACCGACGTCCTCGTCCTCGTCTTCGTCGTCCTCGTCGCAACAAAAAACCGTCCACAACAGTGGCAAAAGCTCGTCAGACAAGTCGAACAAAATCAGTTCGAGTCCACGAGGGGCCAAATCTGAGGAGGGCGATACCGTCGAGAAGCAACGGTCCGAAGACGGTGAGAGGGAGTCAAGCGGCAAGTACTCGAAGAAGAGGAAGACGAATTCGCGGACGCCGACCCCGGTCAGCGTGTCGCCGTCAGTCGCCACCGAATCAGTGACGACGTCCTCGTCGCCTGTCACGTCGGGCGACAAGCGAAGCACGCCCCCTGTCGTCGAAGGAGACAAAGCCAAGAAG CTTAAAATCGACACGACGCAGTCGATTATAATTAGCCAGCCGGTGGTAGCGCTCACCTCGATCTCAACTCTGAAACCGCCCGCCTCTCTGGCAGGCGGCGTTTCAACCACGCAACCGTCATCGGCAGCAGCCATCGCCCCCGCTTCCGAATCGATGATATCGGCGCTACCGACGCAGCAGCCCAGCGTAGTGGTCCAGCAGTCGGcggcgacgacgacgacgacggcgCAGGCCGCCACGCCGACGTCCCAACCCCCGCAGCCTTCGGCACCTTCGGTACCTCCGCCTGTTGTTAATTCGTTGGTCGTGTCGGTACCCTTGGCCAGCACCAGCCTTAGTCCCCATCATCCGCTGATCTCGAACCAGACCAGCGTGTTGACGGCTGTACAGACCGTGCAGCAGCAACAGCTGCAACAACAGCTACAACTGCATGAAAGAAAATCTTCGCCCTCAACTG GGAGTAGCATGACAGGTGGTAACAGTAACCCCCCGACAGCCAACATGTTGGCCACCGCCGAGATGACCAACACGGGCAACATAAAAATCACCTTCGAAAAACAGCCCCAGCAGCAGCAACAGGACGTCGTGAACAACACGGAAGTCGACATGGAGCTGGAGGTGCCGCCCACGCCGCCCGAAGAACCGACGAAACGCGGAAG ACACGCTATCCACAGGACGCAGTCGAGCGAGAAGGGGGAACGAGGCCGTGGCGGCAAGAAGCGCAACGGCAGCAACAACGGCAGCACGAATGGTCCGTCGCAGCACGGCTTGGCGCCGGCGCCGGGCACGTCGAAGCGTTCGAGTCGCGGCCAACATCCCTCGCCCACGCCGCAGCCGACAAGCTTTGCGGGCGCCCTCTCCGGTCAGCCGCCGATGGCGATCAAGGACTCGCCGCCGAGCAGTCCCGAGAGCACGACGGACGCCTCGAGCGGCAGCCGAGGCCGGCCGAAGGGCCGGAAAAGTGCGCCCGCCGCTGTTAACATGGCTAAGGACACGAAAGACATTAAATT TTTCCAAAACGGTGTGACAGCACCTCACATGCTGGGTAATCAGCTGAATCCCAACTCAAACATGGCCCAAAAGATGAGCGACCACCTCAACTCCGAGCTGGAGGCTCACAGCATCTTCAACCCCAACGACAACGCCTCCAACTTGATTGGACCTCAGTTGCACCATCGCGTCACTCAATCT ACGAGGGCGAGTAGTACTGGTGGTTCCAGCACGGCATCAGGTGGCAGCGGTTTGTCGTCCATGTTAGGCGGAGGTGGCGGCAACATTCCTCAAACGTTGGACCAACTGTTAGAGCGACAGTGGGAGCAGGGCTCCCAGTTTCTAATGGAACAAGCCCAGCATTTCGACA TCGCCTCATTACTGTCGTGCCTGCACCAACTGCGAGCGGAAAACCTCCGACTGGAGGAGCACGTCAGCTCGTTGCTGCAACGACGCGACCACCTACTGGCCGTCAACGCACGTCTCGCCATCCCGCTGACCGGTCAGCCTAACCAGCAGCCTCCCCCGCACCCGCACACAG TGAACAACATCCATCCGGACGTTCACAGGAGCGGCAGGCATGGCGCCCCGTACGGTCACCAGCAGGGCGCTGGCGCCGGCGGCGGAGGAGGTGGCGGCGGTCAGCAACCGGTGGAGAATGGACTGCCGGCCGATCAGTACGGGCACCCGCATCGGAGTCCGGCCAGCAACAGGCAGAGTCCGACGGTACG ACATTCGGGCGGCGGTCCGGGATACCCCAGTAGCGGGATGTCCGGACGGCAGAGCGCCGAGACCGGTGGACGGTCGGCACCGCGCCCCTCGCACCAACAACCGCCGCCCCAACACCTGGCCCAACAACCACCACCCCAAACCCAACAACCGTCCGCCTTCGGCCTCTACCAGCAGGCTGCGCCCCAGCAACAG ATGGTGATCCGAAGAGAGGAGATGCACCACCAGAGCTCGAAGCCCAGCTGA
- the LOC109602332 gene encoding protein AF-10-like isoform X2, whose translation MREMVGGCCVCSDDRGWSENPLVYCDGQSCNVAVHQACYGIVTVPTGPWYCRKCESQERSVKVKCELCPSKYGALKRTDNSGWAHVVCALYIPEVRFGNVTTMEPIQLQLIPQERFNKSCYICEEKGKPSNAAVGACMQCNKAGCKQQFHVTCAQGLGLLCEEAGNYLDNVKYCGYCQHHYSKLKKGGNVKTIPPYKPVSAENHNSDSNSEKETDSTQQPQQQPSKSSSTSSTTNASPPVSKRSKSTSGKSSSSNKSTSSSTKPTSSSSSSSSSSQQKTVHNSGKSSSDKSNKISSSPRGAKSEEGDTVEKQRSEDGERESSGKYSKKRKTNSRTPTPVSVSPSVATESVTTSSSPVTSGDKRSTPPVVEGDKAKKLKIDTTQSIIISQPVVALTSISTLKPPASLAGGVSTTQPSSAAAIAPASESMISALPTQQPSVVVQQSAATTTTTAQAATPTSQPPQPSAPSVPPPVVNSLVVSVPLASTSLSPHHPLISNQTSVLTAVQTVQQQQLQQQLQLHERKSSPSTGSSMTGGNSNPPTANMLATAEMTNTGNIKITFEKQPQQQQQDVVNNTEVDMELEVPPTPPEEPTKRGSFQNGVTAPHMLGNQLNPNSNMAQKMSDHLNSELEAHSIFNPNDNASNLIGPQLHHRVTQSTRASSTGGSSTASGGSGLSSMLGGGGGNIPQTLDQLLERQWEQGSQFLMEQAQHFDIASLLSCLHQLRAENLRLEEHVSSLLQRRDHLLAVNARLAIPLTGQPNQQPPPHPHTVNNIHPDVHRSGRHGAPYGHQQGAGAGGGGGGGGQQPVENGLPADQYGHPHRSPASNRQSPTVRHSGGGPGYPSSGMSGRQSAETGGRSAPRPSHQQPPPQHLAQQPPPQTQQPSAFGLYQQAAPQQQMVIRREEMHHQSSKPS comes from the exons ATGAGGGAAATGGTAGGAGGTTGTTGTGTTTGTTCTGACGATAGAGGATGGTCTGAAAACCCACTTGTTTATTGCGATGGACAGTCTTGTAATGTAGCAGTGCATCAAG CTTGTTATGGAATTGTGACTGTTCCCACTGGACCTTGGTACTGCCGCAAGTGCGAGAGTCAAGAGCGATCGGTGAAAGTG AAGTGCGAATTGTGTCCGAGTAAATATGGAGCGCTCAAACGGACGGATAACTCGGGATGGGCCCACGTGGTTTGCGCACTCTACATACCAGAGGTACGATTCGGGAATGTTACCACGATGGAACCGATCCAGTTGCAACTGATCCCTCAGGAGAGGTTTAATAAA AGTTGTTACATTTGTGAGGAGAAAGGGAAGCCGTCGAACGCCGCCGTTGGGGCGTGTATGCAATGCAACAAGGCCGGTTGTAAGCAACAGTTTCACGTCACCTGTGCCCAGGGTTTGGGCCTGCTTTGCGAGGAGGCCGGCAATTATTTGGACAACGTCAAGTACTGCGGCTATTGCCAGCACCACTACAGCAAGCTG AAAAAAGGAGGCAACGTGAAGACGATACCGCCTTACAAGCCGGTGTCGGCCGAGAACCACAACTCGGACTCTAACTCGGAGAAAGAGACCGATTCGACGCAGCAGCCGCAACAGCAACCGTCTAAGTCGTCGTCGACTTCGTCGACTACGAACGCCTCGCCACCCGTGAGCAAGCGCAGCAAGAGCACGAGTGGCAAAAGTTCCTCCAGCAATAAGTCGACGAGTTCAAGCACGAAACCGACGTCCTCGTCCTCGTCTTCGTCGTCCTCGTCGCAACAAAAAACCGTCCACAACAGTGGCAAAAGCTCGTCAGACAAGTCGAACAAAATCAGTTCGAGTCCACGAGGGGCCAAATCTGAGGAGGGCGATACCGTCGAGAAGCAACGGTCCGAAGACGGTGAGAGGGAGTCAAGCGGCAAGTACTCGAAGAAGAGGAAGACGAATTCGCGGACGCCGACCCCGGTCAGCGTGTCGCCGTCAGTCGCCACCGAATCAGTGACGACGTCCTCGTCGCCTGTCACGTCGGGCGACAAGCGAAGCACGCCCCCTGTCGTCGAAGGAGACAAAGCCAAGAAG CTTAAAATCGACACGACGCAGTCGATTATAATTAGCCAGCCGGTGGTAGCGCTCACCTCGATCTCAACTCTGAAACCGCCCGCCTCTCTGGCAGGCGGCGTTTCAACCACGCAACCGTCATCGGCAGCAGCCATCGCCCCCGCTTCCGAATCGATGATATCGGCGCTACCGACGCAGCAGCCCAGCGTAGTGGTCCAGCAGTCGGcggcgacgacgacgacgacggcgCAGGCCGCCACGCCGACGTCCCAACCCCCGCAGCCTTCGGCACCTTCGGTACCTCCGCCTGTTGTTAATTCGTTGGTCGTGTCGGTACCCTTGGCCAGCACCAGCCTTAGTCCCCATCATCCGCTGATCTCGAACCAGACCAGCGTGTTGACGGCTGTACAGACCGTGCAGCAGCAACAGCTGCAACAACAGCTACAACTGCATGAAAGAAAATCTTCGCCCTCAACTG GGAGTAGCATGACAGGTGGTAACAGTAACCCCCCGACAGCCAACATGTTGGCCACCGCCGAGATGACCAACACGGGCAACATAAAAATCACCTTCGAAAAACAGCCCCAGCAGCAGCAACAGGACGTCGTGAACAACACGGAAGTCGACATGGAGCTGGAGGTGCCGCCCACGCCGCCCGAAGAACCGACGAAACGCGGAAG TTTCCAAAACGGTGTGACAGCACCTCACATGCTGGGTAATCAGCTGAATCCCAACTCAAACATGGCCCAAAAGATGAGCGACCACCTCAACTCCGAGCTGGAGGCTCACAGCATCTTCAACCCCAACGACAACGCCTCCAACTTGATTGGACCTCAGTTGCACCATCGCGTCACTCAATCT ACGAGGGCGAGTAGTACTGGTGGTTCCAGCACGGCATCAGGTGGCAGCGGTTTGTCGTCCATGTTAGGCGGAGGTGGCGGCAACATTCCTCAAACGTTGGACCAACTGTTAGAGCGACAGTGGGAGCAGGGCTCCCAGTTTCTAATGGAACAAGCCCAGCATTTCGACA TCGCCTCATTACTGTCGTGCCTGCACCAACTGCGAGCGGAAAACCTCCGACTGGAGGAGCACGTCAGCTCGTTGCTGCAACGACGCGACCACCTACTGGCCGTCAACGCACGTCTCGCCATCCCGCTGACCGGTCAGCCTAACCAGCAGCCTCCCCCGCACCCGCACACAG TGAACAACATCCATCCGGACGTTCACAGGAGCGGCAGGCATGGCGCCCCGTACGGTCACCAGCAGGGCGCTGGCGCCGGCGGCGGAGGAGGTGGCGGCGGTCAGCAACCGGTGGAGAATGGACTGCCGGCCGATCAGTACGGGCACCCGCATCGGAGTCCGGCCAGCAACAGGCAGAGTCCGACGGTACG ACATTCGGGCGGCGGTCCGGGATACCCCAGTAGCGGGATGTCCGGACGGCAGAGCGCCGAGACCGGTGGACGGTCGGCACCGCGCCCCTCGCACCAACAACCGCCGCCCCAACACCTGGCCCAACAACCACCACCCCAAACCCAACAACCGTCCGCCTTCGGCCTCTACCAGCAGGCTGCGCCCCAGCAACAG ATGGTGATCCGAAGAGAGGAGATGCACCACCAGAGCTCGAAGCCCAGCTGA